Genomic segment of Triticum aestivum cultivar Chinese Spring chromosome 6A, IWGSC CS RefSeq v2.1, whole genome shotgun sequence:
tcatagttgaggatgcttgtgaggggggttaatcataagtgggatgcttgtccaagcaagggcagtacccaagcaccgatctacccacatatcaaattatcaaagtaacaaacacgaatcatatgagcatgatgaaaactagcttgacgataattcccatgtgtcctcaggagcgctttcctttatataagagtttgtccaggcttgtcctttgctacaaaaatcattgggccaccttgctgcaccttgtttacttttgttacttgttacccgttacgaattaccttatcacaaaactatctgttatcgataatttcaatgcttgcagagaataccttactgaaaactgcttgtcattttcttctgctccttgttgggttcgacactcttacttatcgaaaggactatgatagatcccctatacttgtgggtcatcacccttccttggacaagcatcccacttatgattaacccccctcgcaagcatccgcaactacgaaagaagaattaaggtaaacataaccatagcatgaaacatatggatccaaatcagccccttacgaagcaacggataaactaggatttaagcttctgtcactctagcaacccatcatctacttattacttcccaatgcccccctaggcccaaacaatggtgaagtgtcatgtagtcaacgttcacataacaccactagaggaaagacaacatacatctcatcaaaatatcgaacgaataccaaattcacatgactacttataacaagacttctcccatgtcctcaggaacaaacgtaactactcacagatcatatccatgttcataatcaaaggggtataaatatgcataaaggatctgaacatataatcttcaccgaataaaccaactagcatcaactacaaggagtaatcaaaactactagcaacccacaggtaccaatctgaggttttgagacaaagatcggatacaagagatgaactagggtttgagaggagatggtgctggtgaagatgttgatggagattgaccctctcctgatgagaggattgatggtgatgacaatggtgacaatttccccctcccagagggatgtttccctggcacaacagctccgccggagccctagattgcttccgctaaggttctgcctcgagacagcggcgcttcgtcccaaaaacttccttatgattttttccagggcaaaagacaccttataccagaagatggacatcgggggctgccaggtggcccatgaggcagggggcgcgcccagggtggagggcgcgccctccaccctcgtggacggtgggcgGCCCTcatctggtgctttcttcgcctgatatttttaatatattccaaaactgacttttgtagagtttcaggacttttggagttgtgtagcataggtctctaatatttgctccttttccagcccagaattccagctgccggcattcttcctcttcatgtaaaccttataaaataagagagaaaaggcataagtattgtgacataatgtgtaataacagcccataatgcaataaatatcgatataaaagcatgatacaaaatggacgtatcaccataGTATGCTCTAACTTCTTTCGCAGAAGATTGGACGCTGATCTAATGGAATAGTGGACTAATCTGCGTGATCAGGTTCGCGGTACGCACCTGTCGGATGCCCCTGATTCGGTGTATTGGAGACTAAACAAATCGGGCAAATACACTACTAAGTCCATGTATAAGTGGCTTGAAAAACCCCTTAGTGGGTGCAACTTTAGGTGGATTTGGAGAGCTAAAATTCCCCTTATAATCCAAATCTTCCTTTGGCAACTCTCGCAAGATGCAATTCTGACTAGGCAAGTGATGCGGCAACGTAAGTGGCCTGGGAACCCGGTGTGCTCCTTCTGCCAACAAATTGAAACTTCCCAGCATTTGTTCTTTGGCTGCCCTATTGCCAGAGTTGTTTGGCGATCTATTGGGGTGACTCTTGGGACTGACCTTTGTCCCAGAAACTGTTGGCAGTTTTTTGTGTGGTGCTACTCCTTCCTACCCAGATATGAATCATTCTATACTGTGGCTTTGGGTGCGGTTACTTGGTCTATCTGGCTGGCACGGAATAGTGCTACCTTTGAGAAGATGATTAAATCTCCTTTCGAGATTGTCTTTACGGTGGTCTCTTTTCTTCTATATTGGGCAGGTCTTCAGGTTGGATACGATGTCAAGCAACTTCGAGCAGGGGCGGAGATGATTCGCGGCGGGACTCTGATGCTGATGAGGGCATGTGATACAACTATCAAGATTGGAGACTGAAGCTGATCTTCCCCAGCGCCCATGTTCCTGCTGTTTCTTTTGCCGGTCCGACTGAAGATGCCTGCTGAGTGAGCTATGCTTCCTTGTTACTTGTCATCCTTAAAACTTTGTGGCTTTTGGCTATCTTTTGTAATAGGGCTAGCTCAATGGTGCTGCTAGGTTTTCGCCCCACAGCGCTTGTTTCGATGGCGGGCGAGTGCGGTGGGTTTCCTAGTAGTGCGTTGGACTCGCTCTCCCCTTCTCCCTGTTCTTAGACTCCTATTTGTTTTCAGACTATTGTATTTCCGTTCTAAGTAATGGaaagggggctagcccggttcaaaaaaaagTTAATCAAATGAACAAGATAAGGATCTGAAGATATCATCACCGTCGGATTTTGCAGAAATATCATCACATCGCCATAATCATGTGGTAAATATCAGAGCATCTATAGTCGGACGTCTCGTACCCTTCTCAAACGTCTGGGTGGCCCACCCGATTGACCCAGACGGACGCCTCAAATGGGTCTCAAATGCCCGGGCTGGGTGACACCCTTCATATCCAGCCCAAAAacggggcggatatgggggcgtcTGGGCGCACCCGGGCACGCCAGCCACGTCGGATCCGGCCCAtactggcccacccgaccccacatatattcctccTCATCCTATCTtcagaccaaaccctagccacttcacttgACTACCCTCCACTCCCCTCCGCCATCCGAGCTCACCTTCGCGCAGTTCCCAACCTTCTCCGGCATGGCAGGCAACGGATTTGACTCCGAACAGTCCGGATCAATCGACTCGGGCGTCATTCCgtgcgggttggaggaggcaatggcagtTCGCATTGCACTCTGCCGCTCCCGGTAGGACAGCTCCCAGGCGACGGACGGATCTGTCGCCGCGACTCCATTGCGTCGGCTGAATGTGCGCACGAGTCCTTTGGAGCTGGATCCACGCGGCCCCGGCGGCCGGAACCCCTATTCTTCCCCATCGCCGGTCGGATAGACTATGAGTCCCACCAAAAACAGGCAGACCgtcgtgggaaggagaggataagggccgtCGAGGCCAGTATCGCGGCGGCTGATGCGGCAGCGAGGGCGGctgcagaggaggaagccatccgcgcCCGCATTGTGAAGAAACGGCAGTGGAGGAACACGCGCGCCCCTCGGCCCGAGAGCATAATCGGGCGGTCCGTGCTATGGCCGGACTGCCGCCGAAGGAGGAGAAGGCGGACAGTGACGGCGAGGACAGCTCCGACGACGAGCAGATTCGGCTCGATCTGTACTGCGTCTTCGCCCGGTACTTCCGTGCGAAGGACGACAGGGGTGTCATGGcaaattttggtagtccgatggcatgtttAGTCAGTAGTGATGGAGTAACCGGATGATGTGTGTGCATCGACGTCGTTGCAtggtttgtatggatttgagatatgaTAATTGAGATGATCGGATGCGAATTACATTATTTGAGATGTGTCCGGTCAGCGTCCGCAAGGCGTTTGAGTGGCCAGATTTGTCCATCACGACTATATATATGCTCTCACCAAAAAAAAACATGCGGTAAATATCAGAACCTGGTACCAGTAGAACGAGGGGCACGTGAATGTTGCTTGTGCGTGCCAGTACTCATTCACTCAGCAAACACGCATGATGCGCACCCCTCTTTCCGCCCCAAAGCGAAAACGCGCTGCCATTCCCAGAAAAAGCCACCCCCCAATTAATAGCGGAAGGGGAGGAAACCCCTGCCCACGCCATCTCCGCCGTCCATCCACGAACAGCACCGGCATCCGACGGCCCGCGTACCCCCACCACGTCGCGCGgggcccacccccacccccaccctcctcCTCCTGGCTTCCCCCCGTCAccttctttccttcccccctcctttattACCCCCGCCCCCTGGCTCCAGCCCGACGGAAGCAAGCGCGACGCCGACGACGACGAACGAGGACCGACGCGCGACCGACCTAGGGTTTCGCGCATTCCGCCGCCCCGCTCCCTCGTCGGCGTCGAGGTACGGCCGCCCCCTCCCGGCCCGTTAGCCCCTCTCGCCGTGTTGCCTCCCGTTCGATTCGCGATCCTGGCGAGGTCGGGCAATCTCGCCGCGCGCCGCGGCGGTAGCTTAGGTTGCTTCGTCGCGCTCGAATTCTTTCCTGCTGTTGCGGGGGTGTTTGGGATGCTTCGGTGGGGTTCGTGGTTCCCGATTCGGTGCGAGACCCAGGGATCATGGAATCGCTCGCTTGTGCTGGAGTTTTCCCCCCCGGAAGCGGGGGATCGGGAACTCGAGATTGGTTTTCGGGGAGCTTGTGCTTCGTGGTAGCTTGCTCTGGTCTCAGTAGTCGATTGCTTAGTCATTACCACCTGGGCGTACTTCCCGGCGACCCAGTCTTGCTGAAATGGAGGGCGAGGTGGGTTGAATGGCATCACGAAGTAGATTCGATTCCCCGCCGTGTTCTATTTTCCTTCAGTATGTACGGGTCTAAGAGTAGCTTCATCCTTGTGATAGAGTCTTGCTGTGAGATTAATGGTTGCTCTTGTTCCTTGAGAATGTGGTATAATAAGGTTGTAGCTTCCTGGTTAAAATTCGGGTGCCTGCATTGGAGCTTGTAGACAGTAGGCTGATGAAATCTTATTTGTTTGGGGTTCAGCTAGTACGATTTTCTGCCATGCTATTCCTGCTCTGCTTTTATTAGGTAGTTATCCTGTAACTGTTGATAATTTCTTTCGTGTATCCAAGGGATGTCAGTTACTCTGTTATGCCGAACTAATATGTGGAATCAATTTTATCAAGTGCAAATTGCATCCCCTTGCTGTATTTCTTTTCTTAAAAAAGACTTAACGTCCAGTTGCTGTTAGCTAGGTTCTTGTTGCTCGGTCCATAAATAGAATTGCGCGCCCATGGCACGAAACCCCTAAGTTTGCTGTCCCATAAGTAAGTAGGTTCTGATCTAGCAGTGTGTGCGCGTCTCTGATTGATGCATACCCTACCTATGATGTGATACATTTTTCGCACCCAATGTACTCTGTAGTGTATTCTGGCAAACTattatatgttgatattttgaatTCTGAGGGTCGTAACTCACACGAAGAATCGACAGCTTACGCTGATGGAATAATGTGGAGATGGATCTCATCTATTTTTTCCTGAATAATTCATACCATTTTGCACTCATCAAAGTGTCTGATCATCTTTGATTGATGTATATTCTACCTAAGATGTGATACATTTTCCACGCATACTGTACTCTGTACTGTATTGTGGCAAGCTACTATATGTTGATATTATCAATTCTGAGGATTACAACTCACATGAAGAATCGCCAGCTTACGCTGATGAATAATGTGGAGATGGATTTCATCTAAGTTTCTCTGAATACGCATTCCCTTTTGCACTCATTGAAGTGTTTTTAAATCAGAGTGAACGAGTTACGTTCTCGACATAATTTGATATGCATGCAAAGTGTAGTAATATGATGACTGATGAGTCACGAGTTCATGGCTGTTTGCACAATACTTATGTTTCCTTGATTGTTTTGATAGGTCTGCTGAATCTCGAGCAATGGAGCGGTCTTTTCAGTTGAATCCGCATGCCACTCCTTTCGTGCCTGCCTCCAACAAGTCTCTGTTTGCGGAAAGCTTGAAAGGAAAGAAGGACCCCGAGAAGCAAGTAGATGAGACTGAAAAGAATGAGACCGCTGACAAGTCTGCTGGGTATCAACTCCCAGAGTCGCTTTCTTTTGATGACTATGCTGAAAGCCTAGGAAAGATCAACATCTCTACTGAGTCATCATCAAAAGGAGAAGCTGCTGAGGCAAGTCACGCGGGTAATCATCATCTCGCCGTGGTGGAATCTCTCTCGCTGATGTTCCCAGATGTGTCTGCTGACTTCATTCTTGAAGCACTGAAGGCCAATGAATTCGACGCAGTACTCACCATTGATATGCTTTCCGATCTGGTACGCGAAATTCTCGTATCCAGTACACTGATTATTTTTATGGTGTCCTGATGCATTAGATTCTGTGCCTAGTTTTCTGTGCAAGCCTGGTAGCCGAATCAAACACCATGTCTTATTTTATTTTTCTCTAGCCAAAGCACAGCCATTGCCATCTGTAGACAGCATTAGCTGAAACCATTTCTCATTGCTAATGATCTTCCATGCTGAACTCCCTTCGGTGCGAAGCTGATGACAATGTTATGGTGTCCTGATGCATTAGATTCTTTACCTGGTCTTATGTGCAA
This window contains:
- the LOC123132124 gene encoding uncharacterized protein, translated to MERSFQLNPHATPFVPASNKSLFAESLKGKKDPEKQVDETEKNETADKSAGYQLPESLSFDDYAESLGKINISTESSSKGEAAEASHAGNHHLAVVESLSLMFPDVSADFILEALKANEFDAVLTIDMLSDLCEADDNGHSAEVSEKPQHHGPSST